From the genome of Nasonia vitripennis strain AsymCx chromosome 1, Nvit_psr_1.1, whole genome shotgun sequence, one region includes:
- the LOC116417635 gene encoding trafficking protein particle complex subunit 11-like produces the protein MVATERATALCAACELPAKTFYFLPYADHLLGYTFRLEHVLYNLAQSFYHQEYRIVKSHREQLNKNCPSILICKTSSQNGFSED, from the exons ATGGTAGCTACAGAGCGAGCAACTGCACTTTGTGCTGCATGCGAGTTACCAgcaaaaactttttattttttaccttATGCAGATCATTTATTAGGCTACACATTTAG attaGAGCATGTTTTATACAACTTAGCCCAAAGTTTTTATCATCAAGAATATCGAATAGTAAAGAGTCATAGAgaacaattaaacaaaaactGCCCATCGATACTTATTTGCAAGACATCAAGTCAAAATGGCTTTTCTGAAGATTGA